Below is a window of uncultured Sphaerochaeta sp. DNA.
TTTAGGCATAAACCTGTATGGCAGTATTCTTGTCGCATCATCATTTTTCTATGCAGATCTATCATATTCTACTCTCCAGTCACTGACTGCCAAAAATTCATATTTTTCATCTTCTTCATTAAAAGGAACTACCCTTCATAGGTCCAATTTTTCAAATTCAATTTTCCATAAAGCCGATATGGATGGTGCACAGATGGACAATGTTGATATCCGTGGAACCAAGTTTTCTGAGATCACTAAAGGTTCCATTCAGAATAACTTTGGTCGGACAATATCTTTCAATGCTTCTCGAGCAAAAGGAGATAACAAGACTATTGCTGATTTTGAATTTGAAAATATTGAAGGCCGTAAAAAGCCAAAAAGGATATGGGATGCAATCGAGGTAAAACCTGGAATTTGGGGAATATCCATGGATCTAAAGAAACTTCTACATCGAAACCGCGAGAGCGAAAATTGAGATTCCTAAAGGCAGATCAATGAATAGTTCCTCCAACCAGTGGTTTAAAGATTTTTTCAAAGTAATGACTAAATATCAAAATCAAATATGGAGGAATGATGATTAATAAAAAACCCAATAGTCCTTTCAACCTATTACTAAATAAATCGATAATAGAAATCCTTGATGGAGATAAGGATTTTGGGGAAGTATCATTCCGGAGCTGTCAGTCAATCATCAAAGTATCAATGCCTTACCTTAGTGGTCCTACTATTTGTGACATTTCTAGCAGGTTCGGATTAGCAGCGAGTTATTCCTGGGGAGGTGGCTCTAAAAGCAGGTGGAGTTATCTAGATGATCTGCTGAAATATTGTATCGACAATAATCGTATTTCCGATTTGCTATCATTTCTTTTCTCAAAAGAACAATTTGTAGATAAATTGAAAGGTTGTTCACCGCCCGACATCGAGAAAGCTCATGCGATGATTATTGAAAAGGTTCTTGAACATATAAACAGTATTTTATATTTCGGTGGCAATGAATTGCGTATAGCAGGCAAACAATTCCAAATTCGTCCCATGGGTTCCGCAATCGCCGTTGCAGCACCAGCGGTAAAAACGATTGATAGAAGTTACATCAGGGATTTAGGAGAGCGCGCGGTAAAAGATATTGATGAAAAAAACTATGATAGCGCAATTACCAAGTCAAGAACGATGCTTGAGGAAGTCTTCTGTTATGTGATAGAGAAAAAGAATGAAGTCCCTTCAAATTCTGGAGATATCGTAAAACTATATAATCAAGTAAAAACGCTCTATAGCATGCATCAGGATGGAGGCACGGACAAGCGAATCAACATGCTTCTCTCTGGATTAGAAAAGATTGTTACAGCTATCACACAAATGAGGAATGAAGGAAGTGATTCACATGGCGTGGGTTTAAAAAGAGTTAATATAAAGGACTATCATGCTTTACTAGCAGTTAACGCAGCCACAACAATGGCAGATTTTATTCTATCTGTTGGAGAATCCGCAAGTAATAATCAAAGAATGAATAACTAAAATTCTTTATTTTTTCATTAGTATATATTTATTTTGATTATAAATCATCTAAATCAAATTAGCAGAAACATACATGATATCATCTTATAGATCTCATTAATAAAAACATCTCATTTGAAATATCAGATAAAGCTTATCTCATTTTTTCAATATTGAATGTTATTCACGAAATTTTTATTGAAAGTTTATTCAAGTACAAATATTCTTCAATCAAGGAGTTCGAGATGAATATCAAGGATTTCAAGAAAAGGATTTCGAGCAATATTAGGACTTTAACTAAATGGTATGACTATAAGATTGGTGCTCTGGAAAAGGATGCAGGAGTTTCTCCCGGATATGTTTCTCGCCTGTCCAAAGAAGATTCTTTATCCTCCATGCCATTAATTGACTTGCTCGTCGAGACTTCAACAAAGTTCAAAGTATCTATTGATTCATTAATCTATTCGGATTTTACCAAGTTCGCTAATGAAGATAAGAAGAGACTGTATTTATTTAGTGAAACACTATTGTATTTAACCGATACTAGCCAACTTCTATGGAAGAGGAATGATCAAAAGCTGGTCTCGGAAGATGAGGTCGTTGGCAGCTACGTTGTTCAGTATAACAACGAAATTTCCTTCTATATTTTTGAATTGGAGTCAGTTAATGAGGAATGTCCTGGTTATTCATTATGGGTGGAAAACAGAGAGAAGAAAACAAATGTTGCTATAGTCAATTCTCCCGGTCCTGCGCTCTATGAAATCCTTTCCAGACTATATGAATCCGCCGGAGCAAGTGCAGATACAGTCTTTATTGATGAATCCGCAGACAGTGCAATCAGATGTTTTATGGCTGAAAATGGAAATGTGTTTAAGAATTCATCCGAGCTTAAAAAGTACAAGCCTTTATTTGATAGATTGAACGGTAGAAAAGAAGAAGAGATAACATTAACTTTCTTTGACATTGAGCAGTGCTTAGGATTTTCTCTTCCTGCAAGTGCTTATAAATACGCATCATTTTGGGCAAACAACACCAATGGACAACATCAGCATTGTAAATCTTGGCTGGATGCTGGGTACAAGACAATTGATGTTCCGAAAAGTATTATTAATCAATACATTACATTCGAGAGAATTAAGGAGCCGAACCATGAGAATTAAGAAAGCGGTTACAGTCATTGTTGTTCTCTTGGTGGCGAATTTTGTGTTTGCTCAGGAATATTCAACCTATGCAGCCTCGTCAAATATCAATTCACAGGGATATAGAAAGACGGACACTGTTTGGATCTTGAGTAATGCTAATAATTTTCTATGGAATAGGATTGTTGAAGAATCCGTGAAGAACGAATTTGAGAAACGGAATATCAACGTATTTTTAACCACAGATCAATTCGATCTGGTTGATGCTGCAGAAAATGAGTATGAGGCTTTTTATGATGCCGTTTTACTATCACAAGCAACATTTATTCTAGAAATCGGTATAGAAGATTTCAACACATATGAATATGGTGGAGGAGTTGCTAAGTTCGATACTGTTGGGAATTTGGTGCAACTTGATGCCGACATAACCGCATTGAAGATTGGACTCTCCACAGAGGCTGATAAGAATGACATGTTGTCGTTCAATGCCACTCGTAAACCAAGTATAGAAAGCATGGCAAAGGCACTGGTAGACGAATATATGCGTTATGCCAGATAACTAAACAACGACATCACAGATATAAAATTCCTAAACGATTGGAGGTAATTAAATGATTACTGTGGATACCTATGTCAACGAACGTGAATGTGAATTTAAAGGTGAGAAGTATATTGTCCGAGACAATGGCGCTGTTATGCGTCTTTCGAAGAAAAACTATCGGAAAAGAAAGTTAGACAATAAGTGGACATTTGGAGTTGGAGATAAAACAACTGGTTATCTCAAATTTAGCAGCATCCCAATTCATAGAATTATTGCTACTGCTTTTCTTGGAAGTCCCAAAGATAGTAATTACGTTGTGGATCACATCAATACAAATCGGCAAGATAATACTCCGGGAAATCTGCGATGGGTTACGAGATTTGAGAATGTCTTTCTAAACCCAATAACTTGTAGAAATCTGGAGATGCTAACAGGACTTACCATTGACGAGATAATTCAAAATCCCAAAATACTGGAAAACTATAAGGTGTCGAAAAATATAGCTTGGATGAGAAAGGTGAGCTCTGAGGAAAGCCGGAACTGCTATCAGAATCTTTTGAATTGGGCTTTGAATTCAAAGATTGAGCCTTCAAAAAAACGAGGCATAATTGGTGAATGGGTTTATCAAACAAGATATCTTCCTCCTGAAGAAGATACCTTGGAACACGGAAAGGTGGATACAATCTATCCAGGCTGTCCTTCCTGCAACGAAGATAAATCCTTAGAAAATTATCAACGAAGGCTCCAGCCCGGAACTACCTTTTTAGAAACATCAATCACGAAGTATGTTGTTGTTGAATCTACCATTTTCGATGGGAAACTTATTGTAAGATCAAGAGACGTGAATGAGCAGGCTCTCAAACCGTGGTTTGTGTCCTTTGTGACCCTGGAAAATGGGAGATTTCAACATGAGTTGGTTAAATCTTGCTTTGTTGAAGAAGGGTCAAAAGAGTTCTTTGACATTATGCAGGATAAGCCCTGGGAGTCTAATCACTCCCTTGACTATGGGTGTTGAGTCAAATGAACAGACAGTCTTAACATTGAAAACTATGGCATTTCGATAAATGGTTAGGCTGTTCCCTTTGCCCTGCTTGTTTTATTAAAACTCGTTCATAATAAATACCACAATAGCACAGCCAGTCCTCTATGAAACACAAAATGGCATATTTCATTGCATTGGATAAAGATATTTAGACTATAAATCATCAATGACAACTTGCCCTTGATACAAGATTACCCTATGCAAGTATTTGTTTTGTAAACACTTATTTTTTCGTTATTTTATCAGTTTTTCAGGATTTTTTATTAATTTAGACTACTCAATTTCGTCAATTTTTACCAAAGATACGCACACTCGTATTTTCAACAATACCGTTGATTCTTATGCCAATTAGTTTTGGGGTTCGGAGGTTTTGTTTGCTTTTTTCACAGCTTTCTTCGAGCTGTAATGGGTACTCTTCCTGACCTTGTTGCCGTGCTCATCGATCTCAATGTTGGAGCGTTTTGCCTTCAGCTTCTGCACGCGTTTGAACTGTCGTTCATGGATGATGGGGATGTGATGGTTGCGTGACCGATGGACCTCGAACGGGTCACGAACCGTTCTCTTGGTTGAGGGAAAATCTGCCGACTCGGTTTCTCCATAGACGGAGGTGCCGGTATACTTCTCATTGGTGAGGATGTTCTCAATGGTTTTAACCGGCCATTTCTTCTTTCCCGTTGGTGAGGGAACCTTCAGCGCTTCCAGCTCCTTCTTGATCCTCACGATGCTCCAGCCCTGCTCATACCAATCAAAGATCTTCAGGACTATTCTGGCTTCAGCAATGTTGAGGATGAGGCCTTCCTCCTCATTACGATCATATCCATAGCACCTTCTGGAGAATGCCGGGGAGTCAGGATCCATGGTACTTCTTCTGAGACCCCACTTGATGTTCTCGCTCTTGTTCTCACTCTCCGCCTGGGCTATGCCCGCATGGAGTGTGAGCAGCAACTCCCCTGCCTGGCTGAGGAGGTGGATCTGCTCATTGTAGAAAAAGACATCCACCTTCAGTTCCTTGAGCCTACGAAGCGTCACCAGAAAATCCACGCAGTTGCGTCCAAATCGGCTGATGGACTTGGTATAGATCATGTCGATCTTACCCGCCTCACAGTCGGCCAGGAGGCTCTGGAAGCCCGGTCTGGAGCTTATGGTCCGCCCTGACTTGATGTCGGTGTAGGTCCCGACATATTCCCAAGCGGGATTATCCAGGATGTCCTCTTTCTCGAAGTCCATCTGGGCTGAAAGACTATGAAGCTGGCGCTCCATCTGTGTGCTCACACGGCAATACAATGCCACACGTGTGCGCTTGAAATGTCGCTTTGCTGGTATGACATGTATGATGGGTTTTCTTTTCTCGTCCGGCATGGGTTTTTATAACACGAATGGAAAGGGATGGATAGATTTGAGAGAACAATCTTGATTGGACCTCGAATTGATACTTTTATTGCTCAAACATTTACAGACGATATTTCTTGGCTTATAGTTGTAGCAACTTCTTTGATCTTCAACTATTGATTAAATGCACATCACCAAGGAAGGAGGACTCGCAATAGAATACTCTACCCATAAAGATGGCCCTTTAAAATAGTAGAACAGAAATAACGAAGGAAAGTATGGAACAAGAAAGAATTGAAATAGTTTATCACTATACAAAACGATCCGTATTCTTTGAATACATCATGATCAGCAAAAGCTTGAGAATGTCAAAATTGGAAAATTCTCGCGACCCTTATGAAAGTTGTCCTAGTAGTCCATACTACCCTAATGCTTCCAGTATTACTGATGAGGATGTTGAGCATTATGAAATCGAAAAAAAGTACTTGGAGGATATTTATACAAACTCTAGATTTCTCAGCTTCGTAAAATCTGATTTAGATCATAGCTACGAGGGTTGTGACAAGTTGAGAATGTGGGATCAATACGGTGATGGACATAATGGCGTTTGCCTAGGGGTGTCCAGAAAAGGTCTTGAAGATTTCTGTGACTCTAATATCTCAGGCGCTGGAGACAATAAAATCCTTATCCCCAAGGATCTGAGTTACAACCACCCAATAGACTATCCAGTCTCAACATTCTTTGGAATACCACAAATCTCAGCTGCCGAAATGAAGACCTATAACGCAAGAACCACTATTAAAAGTGGGATAGAGAAGTTCTTCTTTCAAAAAGATTCTGACTACCGTGACGAGAATGAATTTCGGATTTTTAGGTTAGCAGAGAACGCGGAAGACCCAACCTATATCCCCATACAAGAAAGTCTGCTCGAAATAATATTCGGGCATAAGACCGATAGGACGATTATTGATAAATATAAGAATATTATCCTAGCCACTTTCCCGAATGCGAAGCTATTTCTCGCTGCTTGGGCAAGTGGACAAATGATAAAATCACACTACAATATGAGGTAATTTATGCCAAGCATAAGAAAAGGTTCTTTTCCATTGTCACTCACCTATTCTGATGGGAATTGCACCAATAATTTATTTGGTGATAAGGCCTACTATGATGCATGGTTGAATACATGTGAATTATCGTTCGATCTAAAGAGGAATTTCCGATCAAGGAACAAGGATGGTAATGACTATATCGATGTCAATGAACTGAATGAGGAAAGAGACAAACTTCGGACCATTCAGATTTTCGATAGCTCAATTGCATCGACTATCAAGGAAAAAAGAGAAGAAATCAGCTCAATGGAATTCAGAGTGTCTTTGCTGATGGATTCATACCCAAGGATAATATGCAAAATCCACAATTTTACTTTCGATGATTCTGTTTCTGCAGTGACATTCAGGATCGAAAAGATTTTACAATAATCATATTTTATTCTACTGTATATTTTTATTTCGACTATACATCATCAATGACAACTTGCCCTTGATACAAGATTACTCTATGCAAGTATTTGCTTTGTAAACACTTATTTATTCGTTATTTTACCAGTTTTTCAGGATTTTTTATTAATTTAGACTACTCAATTTCGTCAATTTTTACCAAAGATACGCACACTCGTATTTTCAACAATACCGTTGATTAATATGCCATTTAGTTTTGGAGTTCAGGGGTTTTGTTTGCTTTTTTCACAGCCGTCTTGGAGCTGTAATGGGTGCTCTTTCGGACCTTGTTGCCGTGCATATTAACCTCCATATTGGAACGTTTGTAGGTGTCTGTCGAATTTTTTCCTAAGAGTTATTTTCAACTGATGCTAATAATGAAGTGATACTGATAACTCGAGTCAAGAAAACAAGAATTCAGACAAGATTGCATTAATCACAAATGCTAAGTCTTAACTCTTACTTGCCTATTCATTAATAACGGAAGGAGAAAATCTTGCAGCTTTGTTAGAGCAATATTTTGTTCAATATTATCAACCATCAGTCTATACATGGGTTCGACAAGCTTATTGAACTTTTCAACTTCTTCTTTACTCCATGGGAAGGTCAGATGCTCAATAGCGCTAGAGGCGTGAAGAATGTTTGAACCAATAGCATACTTCGCAATCGTTCGTTGAATTTCTTCTGACCGAAAAATGCAGTAAATGCCTTTCTGGAAAAGGCAGCTATAAAATAGCAAAAGCACTTAGAGAGAAAAAGGCACTGACAAAGCGAGGCGGCAAATGGAGCTCAACGGTAGTTAAAGAAATCCTGAAAAATGAGAAATATACGGGTGATGTGCTCTTTCAGAAAACATTCACTGATTCGCAGTTTAACAGGCATACCAATCGGGGTGAAAAGCCGCAGTACTATGTCAAAGGTCATCATGACGCAAT
It encodes the following:
- a CDS encoding abortive infection family protein, producing MINKKPNSPFNLLLNKSIIEILDGDKDFGEVSFRSCQSIIKVSMPYLSGPTICDISSRFGLAASYSWGGGSKSRWSYLDDLLKYCIDNNRISDLLSFLFSKEQFVDKLKGCSPPDIEKAHAMIIEKVLEHINSILYFGGNELRIAGKQFQIRPMGSAIAVAAPAVKTIDRSYIRDLGERAVKDIDEKNYDSAITKSRTMLEEVFCYVIEKKNEVPSNSGDIVKLYNQVKTLYSMHQDGGTDKRINMLLSGLEKIVTAITQMRNEGSDSHGVGLKRVNIKDYHALLAVNAATTMADFILSVGESASNNQRMNN
- a CDS encoding HNH endonuclease signature motif containing protein; amino-acid sequence: MITVDTYVNERECEFKGEKYIVRDNGAVMRLSKKNYRKRKLDNKWTFGVGDKTTGYLKFSSIPIHRIIATAFLGSPKDSNYVVDHINTNRQDNTPGNLRWVTRFENVFLNPITCRNLEMLTGLTIDEIIQNPKILENYKVSKNIAWMRKVSSEESRNCYQNLLNWALNSKIEPSKKRGIIGEWVYQTRYLPPEEDTLEHGKVDTIYPGCPSCNEDKSLENYQRRLQPGTTFLETSITKYVVVESTIFDGKLIVRSRDVNEQALKPWFVSFVTLENGRFQHELVKSCFVEEGSKEFFDIMQDKPWESNHSLDYGC
- a CDS encoding recombinase family protein — encoded protein: MPDEKRKPIIHVIPAKRHFKRTRVALYCRVSTQMERQLHSLSAQMDFEKEDILDNPAWEYVGTYTDIKSGRTISSRPGFQSLLADCEAGKIDMIYTKSISRFGRNCVDFLVTLRRLKELKVDVFFYNEQIHLLSQAGELLLTLHAGIAQAESENKSENIKWGLRRSTMDPDSPAFSRRCYGYDRNEEEGLILNIAEARIVLKIFDWYEQGWSIVRIKKELEALKVPSPTGKKKWPVKTIENILTNEKYTGTSVYGETESADFPSTKRTVRDPFEVHRSRNHHIPIIHERQFKRVQKLKAKRSNIEIDEHGNKVRKSTHYSSKKAVKKANKTSEPQN
- a CDS encoding DUF2971 domain-containing protein, with protein sequence MEQERIEIVYHYTKRSVFFEYIMISKSLRMSKLENSRDPYESCPSSPYYPNASSITDEDVEHYEIEKKYLEDIYTNSRFLSFVKSDLDHSYEGCDKLRMWDQYGDGHNGVCLGVSRKGLEDFCDSNISGAGDNKILIPKDLSYNHPIDYPVSTFFGIPQISAAEMKTYNARTTIKSGIEKFFFQKDSDYRDENEFRIFRLAENAEDPTYIPIQESLLEIIFGHKTDRTIIDKYKNIILATFPNAKLFLAAWASGQMIKSHYNMR